One Curtobacterium sp. MCLR17_007 DNA window includes the following coding sequences:
- the eno gene encoding phosphopyruvate hydratase — MAVIDAVGAREVLDSRGNPTVEVEVLLDDGVVSRALVPSGASTGAFEAYELRDGDKARYGGKGVLKAVEAVLDEIGPALEGFDATDQRLVDAALIELDGTENKSRLGANAILGASLAVARAAADSADLPLFRYLGGPNAHTLPVPLMNVVNGGAHADTNVDIQEFFLVPYGAESFSEALRWGVETYHALKGELKKQGLATGLGDEGGFAPELASNRAALDFLLSAIEKAGFTPGKDIALGLDVASTEFFADGKYAFEGKQLSSQEFTQYFVDLARDYPLATIEDPLAEDDWEGWTHLTSELGDKLQIVGDDLFVTNPKRLQRGIDDKAGNSILVKVNQIGTLTETLDAVSLAQRHGMTAILSHRSGETEDTTIADIAVAVDGGQIKTGAPARSDRVAKYNQLLRIEEELGDAAVYAGRTAFPRSASLWS; from the coding sequence GTGGCCGTGATCGATGCCGTAGGAGCACGCGAAGTCCTCGATTCCCGAGGCAACCCGACGGTCGAGGTCGAGGTCCTCCTCGACGACGGCGTCGTCTCGCGCGCGCTCGTCCCGTCCGGTGCCTCCACCGGCGCCTTCGAGGCGTACGAGCTCCGTGACGGGGACAAGGCCCGCTACGGCGGCAAGGGCGTCCTCAAGGCGGTGGAAGCCGTGCTCGACGAGATCGGCCCGGCGCTCGAGGGCTTCGACGCCACCGACCAGCGCCTCGTCGACGCCGCGCTCATCGAGCTCGACGGCACCGAGAACAAGTCGCGCCTCGGTGCGAACGCGATCCTCGGCGCGTCGCTCGCCGTCGCCCGTGCCGCCGCCGACTCGGCCGACCTGCCGCTGTTCCGCTACCTCGGTGGCCCGAACGCGCACACGCTGCCCGTGCCGCTGATGAACGTCGTCAACGGTGGCGCGCACGCCGACACCAACGTCGACATCCAGGAGTTCTTCCTCGTGCCCTACGGCGCCGAGTCCTTCTCCGAGGCGCTCCGCTGGGGTGTCGAGACCTACCACGCCCTCAAGGGCGAGCTGAAGAAGCAGGGGCTGGCGACCGGCCTGGGCGACGAGGGCGGCTTCGCCCCCGAGCTCGCGTCGAACCGCGCCGCGCTCGACTTCCTGCTCTCCGCCATCGAGAAGGCCGGCTTCACCCCGGGCAAGGACATCGCGCTCGGGCTCGACGTCGCCTCCACCGAGTTCTTCGCCGACGGCAAGTACGCGTTCGAGGGCAAGCAGCTCTCGTCGCAGGAGTTCACCCAGTACTTCGTCGACCTGGCTCGCGACTACCCGCTCGCCACGATCGAGGACCCCCTCGCCGAGGACGACTGGGAAGGCTGGACGCACCTGACGAGCGAGCTGGGCGACAAGCTGCAGATCGTCGGCGACGACCTCTTCGTCACCAACCCCAAGCGCCTGCAGCGGGGCATCGACGACAAGGCCGGCAACTCGATCCTCGTCAAGGTGAACCAGATCGGCACGCTGACCGAGACCCTCGATGCGGTGTCGCTCGCACAGCGTCACGGCATGACCGCGATCCTGTCGCACCGATCGGGTGAGACCGAGGACACCACCATCGCGGACATCGCGGTGGCGGTCGACGGCGGTCAGATCAAGACCGGTGCTCCCGCCCGGTCCGACCGTGTCGCGAAGTACAACCAGCTCCTCCGCATCGAGGAAGAGCTCGGCGACGCCGCGGTCTACGCCGGCCGCACCGCCTTCCCGCGGTCCGCGTCGCTCTGGTCGTAG
- the nhaA gene encoding Na+/H+ antiporter NhaA, whose translation MLAAIRSPRFSAIALLAAAVLGLVLANTPIGPGLEHVLDLHAPWGAVGLDLSVAHWISDGLLAVFFLLVAIELKHELVAGELSNPKTAIVPAIAAVGGVVVPAGIYLAVTAGTQYTHGWPIPTATDIAFALGVLAMFGRGLPSTLRVFLLALAVLDDLIAIVIIAVVFAHDTDFLALGGAAVLLVLFWLLGRMLRPGRSGQGWLIAGMVVLGVVTWWLVYHSGVHATIAGVALGLVLPRRPGHTLHERVEPWSNAIVLPVFAFASAAVVIPAVGIGELSPTFWAVVLALPVGKVIGITLFGAVATRVFRGPGRPSLSFWSIVTVGVLGGIGFTVSLLMNELAFAGNAEIVDEGVLAVLIGSGIAMVASAIVVSLKARHHRARRELSEAEATE comes from the coding sequence ATGCTCGCAGCAATCCGTTCCCCGCGCTTCAGCGCGATCGCCCTCCTCGCAGCGGCGGTCCTCGGCCTCGTCCTGGCGAACACGCCGATCGGCCCCGGACTCGAACACGTCCTCGACCTGCACGCGCCGTGGGGTGCTGTCGGTCTTGACCTGTCCGTTGCGCACTGGATCAGCGACGGGCTGCTCGCGGTGTTCTTCCTGCTCGTCGCGATCGAGCTCAAGCACGAGCTCGTGGCGGGCGAGCTCTCGAACCCCAAGACGGCGATCGTGCCGGCCATCGCCGCGGTCGGTGGTGTCGTCGTACCCGCCGGCATCTACCTCGCTGTCACCGCGGGCACGCAGTACACGCACGGGTGGCCGATCCCGACGGCGACGGACATCGCGTTCGCGCTCGGGGTGCTGGCGATGTTCGGCCGCGGGCTCCCCTCCACGCTGCGGGTGTTCCTGCTGGCACTCGCGGTGCTCGACGACCTCATCGCGATCGTCATCATCGCGGTGGTGTTCGCGCACGACACCGACTTCCTCGCGCTCGGTGGCGCGGCGGTCCTGCTCGTGCTGTTCTGGCTGCTCGGCCGGATGCTCCGCCCGGGTCGATCGGGGCAGGGCTGGCTCATCGCCGGCATGGTCGTGCTCGGCGTCGTGACGTGGTGGCTCGTGTACCACTCGGGCGTCCACGCGACGATCGCCGGGGTCGCCCTCGGGCTCGTGCTGCCGCGACGTCCGGGACACACCCTGCACGAGCGGGTCGAGCCGTGGTCGAACGCGATCGTGCTGCCGGTCTTCGCGTTCGCGTCCGCAGCGGTGGTCATCCCCGCCGTCGGCATCGGCGAGCTCTCCCCCACGTTCTGGGCCGTCGTCCTGGCCCTCCCCGTCGGCAAGGTCATCGGGATCACGCTGTTCGGCGCCGTCGCGACGCGGGTGTTCCGGGGGCCTGGGCGTCCGTCGCTGTCGTTCTGGTCGATCGTCACCGTCGGGGTGCTCGGCGGCATCGGGTTCACCGTGTCCCTGCTGATGAACGAACTGGCCTTCGCGGGCAACGCCGAGATCGTCGACGAGGGGGTCCTGGCCGTGCTGATCGGCTCCGGCATCGCGATGGTCGCCTCGGCGATCGTGGTCAGTCTCAAGGCGCGGCACCACCGTGCGCGGCGCGAACTCTCCGAGGCCGAGGCGACCGAGTAG
- the pth gene encoding aminoacyl-tRNA hydrolase, protein MTERLLVVVGLGNPGPDYAGNRHNVGQMVLDELAARMGATFKKHKTPNTVAEGRLVPGGPRLVLARPGSFMNTSGGPVSSVLGFYSATPADLVVVHDELDLPFDTVRLKGNGGHGGHNGLRDIIKATGTNEFARVRVGIGRPPGRQDPADYVLRDFSPTEKKTLPNLLADAADAVEAIADLGLLAAQQRVHAPS, encoded by the coding sequence ATGACGGAACGACTGCTCGTCGTGGTCGGGCTCGGGAACCCCGGGCCCGACTACGCGGGGAACCGTCACAACGTCGGCCAGATGGTCCTCGACGAACTCGCCGCCCGGATGGGTGCGACGTTCAAGAAGCACAAGACCCCGAACACCGTCGCCGAGGGGCGTCTCGTCCCCGGTGGTCCCCGGCTCGTGCTCGCCAGACCGGGGTCGTTCATGAACACCTCGGGCGGCCCCGTCTCGAGCGTGCTCGGGTTCTACAGCGCCACACCGGCCGACCTCGTCGTCGTGCACGACGAGCTGGACCTGCCGTTCGACACCGTCCGACTCAAGGGCAACGGCGGACACGGCGGGCACAACGGGCTGCGCGACATCATCAAGGCCACCGGCACGAACGAGTTCGCCCGGGTGCGCGTCGGCATCGGCCGCCCGCCCGGACGCCAGGACCCGGCCGACTACGTCCTGCGCGACTTCTCGCCCACCGAGAAGAAGACGCTGCCGAACCTGCTGGCGGACGCCGCCGACGCGGTCGAGGCGATCGCCGACCTCGGCCTGCTCGCGGCCCAGCAGCGCGTCCACGCGCCGTCCTGA
- a CDS encoding MazG family protein, with the protein MTVSDLTAVVDRLLDPDGGCVWNREQTHASLARYAVEESYELVDAIEDGDVEDVREELGDVLYQVVLHAGIAARAGEFDLDDVVESAREKMVRRHPHVFGDERADTVEDVVRVWRAAKAAEKSARTSVFDGVPRAMPPMERAVKLLERLEERGDADEAVAAVVGPDGADADWGSEMLGAIAAARRSGIDPVESLRAAVRRLEVEGRAGD; encoded by the coding sequence ATGACCGTCTCGGACCTGACCGCCGTCGTGGACCGCCTGCTCGACCCGGACGGCGGGTGCGTCTGGAACCGCGAGCAGACCCATGCCTCGCTCGCGCGCTACGCCGTCGAGGAGTCCTACGAACTCGTCGACGCGATCGAGGACGGGGACGTCGAGGACGTCCGCGAGGAACTCGGTGACGTGCTCTACCAGGTCGTGCTCCACGCCGGGATCGCCGCCCGTGCGGGGGAGTTCGACCTCGACGACGTCGTCGAGTCCGCCCGCGAGAAGATGGTCCGCCGCCACCCTCACGTCTTCGGCGACGAGCGCGCGGACACCGTCGAGGACGTGGTGCGCGTGTGGCGGGCGGCGAAGGCAGCCGAGAAGTCCGCGCGCACGAGCGTGTTCGACGGAGTCCCGAGGGCGATGCCCCCGATGGAGCGTGCGGTCAAGCTGCTGGAACGACTGGAGGAGCGGGGCGACGCCGACGAAGCCGTCGCCGCCGTCGTGGGGCCGGATGGGGCTGACGCCGACTGGGGCTCGGAGATGCTCGGAGCGATCGCGGCGGCGCGGCGGTCCGGGATCGATCCGGTGGAGAGCCTGCGGGCTGCGGTTCGTCGGCTCGAGGTGGAGGGACGCGCGGGTGACTGA
- a CDS encoding DUF501 domain-containing protein has protein sequence MTTPPFDPPSDHDVQVVSAQLGRPARDVVGIAARCVCGNPTVVATKPRLGNGTPFPTLYYLCHPAATAAVSTLEATGVMPELAELLEDPDMADRYRAAHESYLADRESIEHVDEIDGISAGGMPVRVKCLHALVGHTLAAGPGVNPIGDLALARASWSPDRCECRAYDGLADAGVGAGGGEV, from the coding sequence GTGACGACCCCTCCGTTCGACCCGCCGTCCGACCACGACGTGCAGGTGGTCTCCGCACAGCTCGGCCGCCCTGCCCGCGACGTCGTCGGCATCGCGGCACGCTGCGTCTGCGGCAACCCCACGGTCGTCGCGACGAAGCCGCGGCTGGGCAACGGCACCCCGTTCCCGACGCTGTACTACCTGTGCCACCCGGCTGCCACCGCTGCCGTCAGCACGCTCGAGGCGACGGGCGTCATGCCCGAACTCGCCGAGCTGCTCGAGGACCCCGACATGGCCGATCGCTACCGCGCGGCCCACGAGTCCTACCTCGCCGACCGCGAGTCGATCGAGCACGTCGACGAGATCGACGGCATCAGCGCGGGCGGCATGCCCGTCCGCGTGAAGTGCCTGCACGCCCTCGTCGGCCACACCCTCGCTGCCGGACCCGGCGTGAACCCCATCGGCGACCTGGCGCTCGCCCGCGCCTCGTGGTCGCCCGACCGGTGCGAATGCCGGGCGTATGATGGGCTCGCAGACGCTGGAGTCGGGGCGGGTGGCGGCGAAGTCTGA
- the hisS gene encoding histidine--tRNA ligase, producing the protein MATTVTAPRGMRDFLPADKARREHVLGVVRDVYARHGFDEIETPVVEDAARLHSGLGGDNEKLAFGVMRRGLTVDDLRTAAAPLDLADLGLRFDLTVPLARFYASHRAELPSVFRSVQIAPVWRAERPQKGRYRQFVQCDIDVLGEPGQLAEVELIQATTAALDALGVTGTSIRINDRRVLLALLASWGITDSAAADRALITVDKLDKIGASGVAAELRADLGATLPGLEDTIGALESADWDSVAGADWLDVEAFDDLVHLRDALPGIDLRFDPTLVRGMGYYTGTIFEVAHPDFAYSLGGGGRYDGMIGRFLGQDVPAVGFSLGFERLVDLVTLPETTTSDAVVLVYDRDVDPVRLAALKSEALAQHQRVRLERRTKNMKNLLAGLAAQGFGAFAVVQPDTESLEGVEFRPLD; encoded by the coding sequence ATGGCAACGACCGTGACGGCACCCCGTGGCATGCGTGACTTCCTCCCCGCGGACAAGGCGCGGCGCGAGCACGTCCTCGGTGTCGTCCGCGACGTGTACGCCCGACACGGGTTCGACGAGATCGAGACCCCCGTGGTCGAGGACGCCGCACGACTGCACTCGGGCCTCGGCGGTGACAACGAGAAGCTCGCATTCGGGGTCATGCGCCGCGGCCTCACGGTGGACGACCTGCGAACTGCGGCTGCGCCACTCGACCTCGCCGACCTCGGACTCCGCTTCGACCTGACCGTGCCGCTCGCCCGCTTCTACGCCTCGCACCGAGCCGAGCTGCCCTCGGTCTTCCGTTCGGTGCAGATCGCCCCCGTGTGGCGTGCCGAACGTCCGCAGAAGGGGCGCTACCGGCAGTTCGTGCAGTGCGACATCGACGTCCTCGGCGAGCCGGGGCAGCTCGCCGAGGTCGAACTCATCCAGGCGACGACGGCCGCGCTCGACGCGCTCGGGGTCACCGGGACGTCGATCCGGATCAACGACCGCCGGGTCCTGCTCGCGCTGTTGGCGTCGTGGGGCATCACCGACTCGGCAGCGGCCGACCGCGCGCTCATCACGGTGGACAAGCTCGACAAGATCGGGGCGTCCGGGGTCGCCGCCGAGCTCCGCGCTGACCTGGGGGCGACGCTCCCCGGACTTGAGGACACGATCGGTGCACTCGAGTCCGCCGACTGGGACAGCGTCGCGGGCGCGGACTGGCTCGACGTCGAGGCCTTCGACGACCTCGTCCACCTGCGCGACGCGCTGCCCGGCATCGACCTGCGCTTCGACCCGACGCTCGTGCGAGGGATGGGCTACTACACGGGGACGATCTTCGAGGTGGCGCACCCGGACTTCGCCTACAGCCTGGGTGGCGGCGGGCGCTACGACGGCATGATCGGCCGGTTCCTGGGGCAGGACGTCCCGGCCGTGGGGTTCTCCCTCGGGTTCGAGCGGCTCGTCGACCTGGTCACCCTGCCGGAGACGACGACCTCGGACGCCGTGGTGCTCGTGTACGACCGCGACGTCGACCCGGTGCGTCTGGCGGCGCTCAAGAGCGAGGCGCTCGCGCAGCACCAGCGCGTGCGACTCGAGCGGCGGACCAAGAACATGAAGAACCTGCTCGCCGGGCTGGCGGCACAGGGCTTCGGTGCCTTCGCCGTCGTGCAGCCCGACACCGAGTCGCTCGAGGGTGTGGAGTTCCGTCCGCTCGACTGA
- the mfd gene encoding transcription-repair coupling factor, producing MTISGIIPALSRASAFDRVLRAAPRDADFSVVDGLRVPLLAALMAERKGPQCVLVITATGREAEAVRGALSSYLPDTQVLEFPAWETLPHERLSPSAQTVGTRIATLRALQRWQDTDAADRATTVVVASVRAALQPIADNLTELAPVVLRTASRGNDLSSIAAQLVDLAYARVDLVTRRGEFAVRGGILDVFPPTADHPVRVDFFGDEIDGIKAFSVADQRSTDDDLGSVELTASRELLLSEDVRQRAREMLHEFPNLSQMLAKVAEGIPVEGMESLAPALVRKLVPMTTYLPSDATIAVFSPERVSGRAHSLAETNQEFLQAAWSAAVAGAQAPIDLDAGNFLTVPQLRATRGDRTWWTISPFDSGADEPLSDADAATEAGEYVRVRADAVPSFAGSADGAVAHVKALTDDGWAVVVTAQGQGLVERAVQVLADAGVAARAEAVTAPPQPGVAIVTTASVEHGFSIPDPRIAVLSEAEFYGRTAQQGARTVKKLASRRKNVVDPLQLKPGDVVVHATHGIGKFVELVSREVSSGGRNAVKTQREYLVLEYAPSKRGYPGDKLFVPTDQLDQLSRYVGGESPSLSKMGGSDWSAAKSKARKAVRDIAVDLVKLYSARMASKGHAFGPDTPWQRELEEAFPFAETADQLTTIDEIKRDMERPIPMDRLLSGDVGYGKTEVAIRAAFKAVQDGKQVAMLVPTTLLVRQHMETFAERFAGFPVHLRALSRFQTDKESKETLAGLADGTVDIVIGTHRILSQGVQFKDVGLVIIDEEQRFGVEHKDQLKKLKTNVDVLAMSATPIPRSLEMAVTGIREMSTLATPPEDRHPILTFVGPQSDLQVGAAIRREMLREGQVFYVHNRVKDIQSVAAHLAEIVPDARIAVAHGQMSEQTLEQVMVDFWERRFDVLVSTTIIETGLDIANANTLIIDRADKYGLSQLHQLRGRVGRGRERGYAYFLYDADKPLSETAQDRLETIAANNELGAGMQVAMKDLEIRGAGNLLGGEQSGHIAGVGFDLYLRMIGEAVSQFRGDVAEGQTELRLEIPVDAHIPEDYVESERLRLEAYQKLSAASAPTAQSDAIDLVLDELTDRYGTPPQPVQTLVEVSRLRRMAQQVGLSDVVVMGSNLRVAGKELADSSQVRLKRMFPGARWFPQQNASSIPMPRPHDQALPDDALIQWVESILTAVYGATTPAAAATAP from the coding sequence GTGACGATCTCGGGCATCATCCCTGCGCTCTCGCGCGCCTCCGCGTTCGATCGCGTCCTGCGCGCCGCTCCTCGTGACGCCGACTTCTCGGTGGTCGACGGCCTCCGCGTGCCGCTCCTGGCGGCGCTCATGGCCGAGCGCAAGGGCCCGCAGTGCGTCCTCGTGATCACCGCCACGGGGCGCGAGGCCGAGGCCGTCCGAGGTGCCCTGTCGAGCTACCTGCCCGACACCCAGGTGCTCGAGTTCCCGGCGTGGGAGACCCTGCCCCACGAGCGACTGTCGCCCAGTGCGCAGACCGTCGGCACCAGGATCGCCACGCTGCGCGCCCTGCAGCGGTGGCAGGACACCGACGCTGCCGATCGCGCCACCACCGTCGTCGTGGCGAGTGTCCGTGCCGCGCTGCAGCCCATCGCCGACAACCTGACCGAGCTCGCACCGGTCGTGCTGCGCACCGCGTCGCGCGGCAACGACCTCTCCAGCATCGCGGCGCAGCTCGTCGACCTGGCGTACGCCCGCGTCGACCTGGTGACCCGCCGGGGCGAGTTCGCCGTCCGCGGTGGCATCCTCGACGTCTTCCCGCCCACGGCCGACCACCCGGTGCGCGTCGACTTCTTCGGTGACGAGATCGACGGCATCAAGGCGTTCTCCGTCGCCGACCAGCGCTCCACCGACGACGACCTCGGTTCGGTCGAGCTCACGGCCTCACGCGAGCTCCTGCTCAGCGAGGACGTCCGCCAGCGCGCCCGCGAGATGCTGCACGAGTTCCCGAACCTGTCCCAGATGCTCGCCAAGGTCGCCGAGGGCATCCCGGTCGAGGGCATGGAGTCCCTCGCGCCGGCACTGGTCCGCAAGCTGGTGCCGATGACGACGTACCTGCCGAGCGACGCGACCATCGCTGTCTTCTCACCCGAGCGGGTCAGTGGCCGTGCGCACAGCCTGGCTGAGACGAACCAGGAGTTCCTGCAGGCCGCGTGGAGCGCCGCCGTCGCCGGTGCCCAGGCGCCGATCGACCTCGACGCGGGCAACTTCCTGACGGTGCCGCAGCTCCGTGCCACCCGCGGCGACCGCACCTGGTGGACGATCTCGCCGTTCGACAGCGGGGCGGACGAACCCCTGAGCGACGCGGATGCCGCCACCGAGGCGGGGGAGTACGTCCGCGTCCGGGCCGATGCGGTCCCGAGCTTCGCCGGCAGTGCCGACGGGGCGGTCGCACACGTCAAGGCGCTGACCGACGACGGCTGGGCGGTGGTCGTCACCGCCCAGGGGCAGGGGCTCGTCGAGCGCGCCGTGCAGGTCCTCGCCGATGCCGGGGTCGCCGCCCGGGCCGAGGCCGTCACCGCACCGCCGCAGCCCGGCGTCGCGATCGTCACGACGGCGTCGGTCGAGCACGGCTTCTCGATCCCCGACCCCCGCATCGCGGTGCTGAGCGAGGCCGAGTTCTACGGCCGCACGGCGCAGCAGGGCGCCCGCACGGTCAAGAAGCTCGCCAGCCGGCGCAAGAACGTCGTCGACCCGCTGCAGCTCAAGCCGGGCGACGTGGTCGTGCACGCCACGCACGGCATCGGCAAGTTCGTCGAGCTCGTCTCGCGCGAGGTCTCGAGCGGCGGGCGCAACGCGGTCAAGACGCAGCGCGAGTACCTGGTGCTCGAGTACGCACCGTCGAAGCGCGGCTACCCGGGCGACAAGCTCTTCGTCCCGACCGACCAGCTCGACCAGCTCTCCCGCTACGTCGGCGGCGAGTCCCCGAGCCTGTCGAAGATGGGTGGCAGCGACTGGTCCGCGGCGAAGAGCAAGGCGCGCAAGGCCGTCCGCGACATCGCCGTCGACCTCGTCAAGCTCTACTCGGCGCGCATGGCGTCGAAGGGCCACGCGTTCGGTCCGGACACCCCGTGGCAGCGCGAGCTCGAAGAGGCGTTCCCGTTCGCCGAGACCGCCGACCAGCTCACCACCATCGACGAGATCAAGCGCGACATGGAGCGCCCGATCCCGATGGACCGGCTGCTCTCCGGCGACGTCGGCTACGGCAAGACCGAGGTCGCGATCCGCGCTGCCTTCAAGGCCGTGCAGGACGGCAAGCAGGTCGCCATGCTCGTCCCGACCACGCTGCTGGTCCGGCAGCACATGGAGACCTTCGCCGAGCGCTTCGCCGGGTTCCCCGTGCACCTCCGCGCGCTCAGCCGGTTCCAGACGGACAAGGAGTCCAAGGAGACCCTCGCGGGCCTGGCCGACGGCACCGTCGACATCGTCATCGGCACGCACCGGATCCTGTCCCAGGGCGTGCAGTTCAAGGACGTCGGTCTGGTCATCATCGACGAAGAGCAACGCTTCGGCGTCGAGCACAAGGACCAGCTCAAGAAGCTCAAGACCAACGTCGACGTCCTGGCGATGTCCGCGACGCCGATCCCGCGCTCGCTCGAGATGGCGGTGACGGGCATCCGTGAGATGTCCACCCTGGCGACCCCGCCCGAGGACCGCCACCCCATCCTGACCTTCGTCGGCCCGCAGTCCGACCTGCAGGTCGGCGCGGCGATCCGGCGCGAGATGCTCCGCGAGGGCCAGGTGTTCTACGTGCACAACCGCGTCAAGGACATCCAGTCGGTCGCCGCGCACCTGGCCGAGATCGTGCCGGACGCCCGCATCGCCGTCGCGCACGGGCAGATGTCCGAGCAGACGCTCGAACAGGTCATGGTCGACTTCTGGGAGCGCCGCTTCGACGTGCTCGTCTCGACGACCATCATCGAGACCGGGCTCGACATCGCGAACGCGAACACGCTCATCATCGACCGGGCGGACAAGTACGGGCTGTCGCAGCTGCACCAGCTCCGTGGTCGCGTCGGTCGAGGGCGCGAGCGCGGCTACGCGTACTTCCTGTACGACGCCGACAAGCCCCTGTCCGAGACCGCCCAGGACCGCCTCGAGACCATCGCGGCGAACAACGAGCTCGGCGCGGGCATGCAGGTCGCGATGAAGGACCTCGAGATCCGTGGCGCGGGCAACCTGCTCGGCGGCGAACAGTCCGGGCACATCGCGGGGGTCGGGTTCGACCTGTACCTCCGCATGATCGGCGAGGCCGTGTCGCAGTTCCGCGGGGACGTCGCCGAGGGGCAGACCGAACTGCGCCTCGAGATCCCCGTCGACGCGCACATCCCCGAGGACTACGTCGAGTCCGAGCGCCTGCGACTCGAGGCGTACCAGAAGCTCTCGGCGGCATCGGCCCCGACCGCGCAGTCCGACGCGATCGACCTGGTGCTCGACGAGCTGACCGACCGGTACGGCACGCCGCCACAGCCCGTGCAGACCCTGGTCGAGGTGTCCCGACTCCGTCGCATGGCGCAGCAGGTCGGCCTGTCCGACGTGGTCGTCATGGGCTCGAACCTGCGGGTCGCGGGCAAGGAGCTCGCCGACTCGTCCCAGGTCCGGCTCAAGCGGATGTTCCCCGGCGCCAGGTGGTTCCCCCAGCAGAACGCGTCGAGCATCCCGATGCCGCGTCCGCACGACCAGGCCCTGCCCGACGACGCCCTGATCCAGTGGGTCGAGAGCATCCTGACGGCCGTGTACGGCGCGACCACGCCGGCAGCGGCGGCGACGGCCCCGTAG
- a CDS encoding septum formation initiator family protein — MPNQKPRVRRVPVAMPEGATAEQPWYRTIRFSGFSLIMLAIIVLFVVVLAPSLRTLIQQQEQIAQKQHEVAAQKSDVAQKKKDVARWDDPAYIEAQARDRLLYVYPGEQSFLVMGDGESAGTGDTKPTTDSGTPVSATVQTPKVDWVQAMMSSVLQSGLSKETAQELVAPEVSGTGSTGK, encoded by the coding sequence GTGCCGAACCAGAAGCCCCGCGTCCGCCGCGTGCCCGTGGCAATGCCCGAGGGCGCCACGGCGGAGCAGCCGTGGTACCGCACCATCCGGTTCTCCGGCTTCAGCCTGATCATGCTCGCGATCATCGTGCTGTTCGTCGTGGTGTTGGCGCCGTCGCTCCGGACGCTCATCCAGCAGCAGGAGCAGATCGCACAGAAGCAGCACGAGGTCGCCGCGCAGAAGTCCGACGTCGCGCAGAAGAAGAAGGACGTCGCACGCTGGGACGACCCCGCCTACATCGAGGCCCAGGCGCGTGACCGGCTGCTCTACGTGTACCCGGGCGAGCAGAGCTTCCTGGTGATGGGTGACGGCGAGAGCGCGGGGACCGGTGACACGAAGCCGACCACCGACTCGGGGACGCCGGTCAGCGCGACGGTGCAGACACCCAAGGTCGACTGGGTGCAGGCGATGATGTCCTCGGTCCTGCAGTCGGGGCTGTCGAAGGAGACCGCGCAGGAGCTCGTCGCTCCCGAGGTCTCGGGTACGGGCAGCACCGGCAAGTAG